The Pseudomonas alkylphenolica genomic sequence TCTGCGCCAGGCTACGGATATAGGCGGCGGCGTCGTTGACCTGTTTACGGGTCAAGGTGTCCTGTTCGCTCGGTGCCGGTTGCTTGTCGCCCGTTGGCGCTGCCGGTGGTGCTCCAGGGTCTTTCGGCGTGCCGGGCAGGCCGCCGATCTGCACCGGGGTAGCGGCGCCGAGGTTGGTGCCCGGGGCCATGGCGGCGACGTGGCTGGCGTAAAGGATATAGGTGCCGGCGCTGGCCGCCCGGGCACCACTGGGGGCGACGAAACTGGCCACCGGCACAGGGCTGGCCAGGATCGCTTTGATGATCTCGCGCATCGAACTGTCCAGCCCGCCCGGGGTGTCGAGGCGGATCACCACCAGTTGCGCCTGGTCGGTTTCGGCCTGGTGCAGGCCACGAATCAGATAATCGGCACTGGCCGGACCGATGGCGTCGTTAATACTCAGCACCAGTACCGATTGGCCGGGCGCTGCCTGACCACCAGGCAGCGTGCCGAGCAAGAGCAGCAAGAGCAGATGCCGACACCAGCGAGCGATCACCTGAGTTCACCCGGTTTGTGCGTGTCCAATAAGTTTAGTCCGCTGCTCGCAGCAGCACGGCCTAAACTTCAGAAGTGGGGGAGCTATATCCGGAGGTGCATCATGCGTATGGCAAAAACCCTGCAGCAATGCCTGGACAAGGCCGGCTGCGACTATGACATCGTTCCTCACGCGCACTCATCCACCAGCCTTGAGTCGGCGCGCATGGCCGGGGTACCCGCTGAAAGAGTAGCCAAGTCGGTCATGCTCGACGACCGTCATGGCAATTACCTGATGGCTGTACTGCCCGCCAACCGTCACCTGGACATGAGCAAGGTACAGGCCACCGGCCAGTGGCACATGACGATTGAAAGCAACCTGCCTCATCTGTTCGGTGATTGCGAGCGTGGCGCCATCCCGGCGCTGGGTGATGCGTATTCGATCAAGATGCTGGTGGACCCGACGCTGACTCGCCAGGGGGATATCTATGTCGAGGCCGGCGATCACGACCACCTGATCCACATGAACATGACGCAGTACCTGAAACTGGTGCCGAACGCCGAAGTGCGTGAGGTTTGCTGATGATCAACCCACTGCCAGGCTGGCGTCGTGGACGACCGGTCTGGCCCTAAGGAGTGACCCATGGAAGCACCCAATCACAAGTTTTCGGAATTGTTCAAACAGCTGGGACTGCCCGACGATCCTGTCGGCATAGACCAGTTCATCACCAGCCATTCGCCACTCAAGAACGAGATAAAACTGGTTGATGCACCCTTCTGGACGGAGGCACAAAGGACCTTTCTCAAGGACAGTATCGAGGAAGATGCCGACTGGGCGGTGATGTTCGACCAGCTCAATGAGGCCTTGCGAAATAAACGCTGAGCGGCACTGATACCGGCGTTTGGCGTTGCTATGCTCAGGAAAAAACAACAGGGGGATAGCGCAATGAAAGATCCCTATGCCGTCGGTTTCTGGTGTGCCGTGACCGCCTTGGGCCTGCTGACCGCCGGTTATTTCTATGGTGTCAAAGAAAGCTATCAACTGAACCAGGCCCTGGTGTTTCTCTACGCCGCCGGTGGCGTGATCGGGGCACTGGCGCTGACGGCCCTGGCCTGGATTGCCTGGCAGCAGTTGCGGGTCAGCAAGCGCCAGCTGGCCCAGGGGCGCACGCTGGTGGCGATCTGGAACACCAAGGTTGCCTTGCGCCGGGTCGAAACCGTGTTCGACCGCTACTTCTGGGGTAGCTACTGGCAACCGGGGCGGACCTTCCAGGAAGTCATGGGCGAGCTTGAAGGCACGCCACTGGAGC encodes the following:
- a CDS encoding aminoacyl-tRNA deacylase — protein: MRMAKTLQQCLDKAGCDYDIVPHAHSSTSLESARMAGVPAERVAKSVMLDDRHGNYLMAVLPANRHLDMSKVQATGQWHMTIESNLPHLFGDCERGAIPALGDAYSIKMLVDPTLTRQGDIYVEAGDHDHLIHMNMTQYLKLVPNAEVREVC
- a CDS encoding DUF2789 domain-containing protein, coding for MEAPNHKFSELFKQLGLPDDPVGIDQFITSHSPLKNEIKLVDAPFWTEAQRTFLKDSIEEDADWAVMFDQLNEALRNKR